Genomic window (Nicotiana sylvestris chromosome 7, ASM39365v2, whole genome shotgun sequence):
TTCGCGTATGAGTTCTAGCAAAAGGCAGTATGTGGCATGTTCCCTGGTGAAATTTTGGGTTCAGATCGCAATAATGGCTTGATATCCATAAATTAGAATCTAGGTGGAAGAACCTGTACAATAGAATGGGAACCACATGTTCTTAACATATCACTTATCAGCAAAAAGTATTTTCTCCATTTAGATGCCCAGCTATGAAGGGGAAAAGGAATGAAAAATGCGTGTTTCAAAATTTAGCGTATATTATGGAGTATCATATGGAAAAACTGTGATATATTCCAGGTGGATATTGAGTCTCTTTGTCCAAGTGCCCCTTGTATGTAAAAAGATATATGATACTATTTCTTACTAAAAGCGCCTTTTTTGCAAGCTACTTTTTTAGTAACAAGTTCGAACTATATACAGAAGTTCATAATTAGTTTCAATATATTTCTTTTCCTCCCGATGTCAGCTATTGTTAATAGTTTGATCAATTGCAAAATACATAAAGAGACACTTAAAGTTGGCCTCAAATATCTATCACATTCCAGTTTACTCAATGATCAAATAGACATTTCTTGTTGGCCAAATTGTGCCTTTTGAACACTTGTGTTTGTAAGTCTACCCGCGTGAAATACAGTATGTGCTGACATGTCAAGTCAACAAATGAAAATGTgtaatttcaaaataaaataattatcacCTTAATGATAACTTAGTTTAAAAAACTCAAAAAGAATAATTTTTCCTACCCCTCCAGGTCCCTACCCCAacttcttcttcattttgaaAATCTAAACCAGACCCCTTCCATCCTCCATCTTCTTCTCTGGCACTCCCCTCACCCCAAAACCAACGaccctttttcaaaatttttactcTAAAGCCCTTTAATAGTTCCTTAATGAATCTGCAAACCGAGAAGCCATCTACACCCCATCACAGAACCTCATCGGAAAAGCTCACCTCCGGCGAGCGGCGACCTCTCTCTTCATCTCCTTCCCACCTGGGTTTCCTAGTCTCTTTCCCTTATCCCTTCTTTTTTCAAtctcatattttttttttctccatGAGTTTTTTTATTTGCAGTACAAAATGCCCAAACAAAGAAACAAATTGCGtatctttttttaattttctattcgtTCTACTTCCTTGCTTAATTTTTCACTTTAATTTGAATTTTAGTGGGattttttttataacttttaCAAACTGCATCTCCTTGTTGAGGTGGTGAGGTGAGGGTGATGTTGAGGTTGTGGCTTGATTGTGATGGTGGCTATGACTTAATTGCGGATGAAGAAAGTGGGTCCACATGGAAAAcattaaagcaaaaatataattttatgcaTCTTCACGCACTCAAATTTGAGTGAAAGACTCATTTTGCCATGTCACCAGTGTTTACGAGATATATCTGTGTCAAGTTGAAGTGTCTACTTGATCATTGAACAAGTTAGAGGGCCAACTTTAAGTGTCTTTTTATTGTATTTTGCCTTGATTAATTTACAATACAAGTGATTGACAGCTGAGGAAGAAAAAGGTAGAtacactgagaatggttcatcGGTACAATGTTCTCAATTTAGAACAAGTTTAACTTTTATATACCGGCAATTAAGGTCACTAAAAGATGGTCAATATTAAACCAACGGTTCATAAAAGTGGATGAAAAGTTAGTCAATATACCTACCAAATACAATGATAATATAACAACTTCTTACACTGCTAGCGTGAACCAAGTCAAAGGTAAAAGTAAACTCGAGCTTGGatcaagaacataaagaaaatacagaaTGGAGTTGATCTTCTAGCATTAAAACATAACTACATTGGCAATGTAATTGTAGTTCCTAAAGTGCATTCTGAGGTGAATCAGTGTCAAATTCTTCCTCTTCTGGCAGCAGAGTCCGTGGCTCATCACCTTGCCAAGTCCACACAATATCTTTCAATGCTGGtcttatatccttcttcatcatcttcTTATACTCTATAGTATCTCCACTATTTTTCTTCACCTCAACAAAGTGAAAATTTGGAGTTACTTCAAAGATTTCTGTATCAATAGATAACACTCCTTTTCTTCCTTCTTTAGATCCTTCTAACTTCAATAACCCTCCATCCTTTTTCGTCACCTTCAACTTTAAACGCTTAGCTACATCCTCTAGCTTTGAGATGATTGTTTTCGCCGGTTGCCTTGATGTAAATCTAACTTccctctttttgtttctttcttcaaACAAACCAGACAAGTCAAAACCAGTTGACAATGATATAATATCAAATGCATTCAAGTGTGCAGGCTTCACCATTTCGGGCTTTGGCTCTGTTTTCTCACAAACACTAAAAACAGCATCATCATTTTCAAGTGCTGCCTCCTTTGGCTCTGCATCTTTAAGCATTGATTTCAGTTGCAAGCCTTTCTTGAACCAAGAGTTCTCCATTATCTTGGAAATGGAAATTCTTGTGCTTGGATTTGGATCTAATATTTTCGATATAAGCCTGCGAGCATCAGGAGGGAACCAGTTAGGACATCTGAACTCAGCCTTACCAATCTTTTTGTACATCTCCATTAAATTTGAATCATGGAATGGTAGATATCCAGCCAAAAGGACATATAATATCACCCCGCATGACCAAATATCAGCTTTAGCACCATCATATCCTCTTCTGTTTATCACTTCTGGTGCAACATAAGCTGGTGTCCCACATGTAGTATGAAGCAAACCATCTTGTCTCTTAGATTCAGCAAAGGCACTCAA
Coding sequences:
- the LOC104232638 gene encoding CBL-interacting protein kinase 2-like encodes the protein MESKGSSVLMERYELGKLLGQGTFAKVHHARDVKTGLNVAIKMIDKEKIVKVGMIDQIKREISVMKLVRHSNIVQLYEVMASKKKIYFVMEYVKGGELFNKVAKGKLKEDVARKYFQQLISAIDFCHSRGVYHRDLKPENLLVDENGNLKISDFGLSAFAESKRQDGLLHTTCGTPAYVAPEVINRRGYDGAKADIWSCGVILYVLLAGYLPFHDSNLMEMYKKIGKAEFRCPNWFPPDARRLISKILDPNPSTRISISKIMENSWFKKGLQLKSMLKDAEPKEAALENDDAVFSVCEKTEPKPEMVKPAHLNAFDIISLSTGFDLSGLFEERNKKREVRFTSRQPAKTIISKLEDVAKRLKLKVTKKDGGLLKLEGSKEGRKGVLSIDTEIFEVTPNFHFVEVKKNSGDTIEYKKMMKKDIRPALKDIVWTWQGDEPRTLLPEEEEFDTDSPQNAL